In Halobaculum sp. XH14, a single genomic region encodes these proteins:
- a CDS encoding DUF6432 family protein, protein MKARPEFRDRADVDVAVLDALVGRREDGMTVLELRSGVDAGIDELEEALARLKEDGLIEVDDDGDRIRIFPENRVVPDPGEAPEEDGSILDAIRDRFGL, encoded by the coding sequence ATGAAGGCGCGGCCGGAGTTCCGCGACAGGGCGGACGTGGACGTCGCGGTGCTGGACGCCCTCGTGGGGCGACGGGAGGACGGGATGACGGTCCTCGAACTCCGCTCGGGCGTCGACGCCGGAATCGACGAACTCGAGGAGGCGCTCGCGAGACTGAAGGAGGACGGACTCATCGAGGTGGACGACGACGGCGACCGCATCCGCATCTTCCCGGAGAACCGGGTCGTCCCGGACCCCGGCGAGGCTCCCGAGGAGGACGGAAGCATCCTCGACGCCATCCGCGATCGCTTCGGCCTGTGA
- a CDS encoding DUF7093 family protein → MGLRCLLGHDFTEPSTEREREERGDEVITTIREVKECRRCGETQVVSENTEVTSMGGAAGGADAGSWQAGASATAAGTSDATDGTGDAGNVIDEAESAGGDATGTAAEHTSEGPTEPTGESTSTPSSADEGFDHPRGDPGDVDPSVEDDAEIIRDGPAGETPPKSADGSANQSNQPARQSAEPTADEEPSTERGHGEWPDSDRPAADTPSGRESDESAPGWPDPDASADAAADSQAEGRDVEDAAASEARSGVASDTERQAGDAGAPTPAGEEDAEFIDADESEPTAEWPEQAGEDEGFDAEVSDGRPDENVTVDGNLTPRVDPNAEVDDDAEFIEASSDATGSSDGRPREDGVGRSAGEPETNGAAGSANAADRSGPAGGAGQSPGSPTSTPEHAKNGGGATGERSGPTHDVELRTTVDDRAREYRCPECGKREPVGASSMRAGDICPECKRGYIEEHEL, encoded by the coding sequence ATGGGACTCAGGTGTCTGCTCGGCCACGACTTCACGGAGCCGTCGACCGAGCGAGAGCGGGAGGAACGGGGGGACGAGGTCATCACTACCATCAGGGAGGTGAAAGAGTGCCGACGCTGTGGCGAGACCCAGGTCGTCTCCGAGAACACGGAGGTCACGTCGATGGGTGGGGCCGCCGGCGGCGCCGACGCAGGCTCGTGGCAGGCGGGCGCGAGCGCCACGGCGGCCGGAACCTCGGACGCCACGGACGGGACCGGCGACGCCGGGAACGTCATCGACGAGGCCGAATCCGCAGGCGGGGACGCAACCGGGACTGCCGCCGAACACACGAGCGAGGGGCCGACGGAACCGACGGGAGAATCGACCTCGACGCCGTCGTCGGCGGACGAGGGGTTCGACCATCCGCGGGGCGACCCGGGCGACGTCGACCCGTCGGTCGAGGACGACGCCGAGATCATCAGGGACGGTCCCGCCGGCGAGACGCCCCCGAAGTCGGCCGACGGATCGGCGAACCAGTCGAATCAGCCCGCCAGGCAGTCGGCCGAGCCGACGGCGGACGAGGAACCCTCCACCGAACGGGGCCACGGCGAGTGGCCCGACTCCGACCGGCCCGCGGCCGACACCCCGTCGGGCCGGGAGTCGGACGAGTCCGCCCCCGGGTGGCCCGATCCGGACGCCAGCGCCGACGCGGCTGCCGATTCGCAGGCCGAGGGGCGCGACGTGGAGGACGCGGCGGCATCGGAGGCGCGCTCGGGCGTGGCTTCCGACACGGAACGGCAGGCCGGGGACGCCGGCGCGCCGACCCCTGCGGGCGAGGAGGACGCGGAGTTCATCGACGCCGACGAGTCGGAGCCGACGGCCGAATGGCCCGAACAGGCGGGCGAGGACGAGGGGTTCGACGCCGAGGTCAGCGACGGGCGACCGGACGAGAACGTCACCGTGGACGGCAACCTCACCCCGCGGGTCGACCCGAACGCCGAGGTCGACGACGACGCGGAGTTCATCGAAGCGTCCTCCGACGCGACCGGATCGTCCGACGGGCGACCGCGCGAGGATGGGGTCGGCCGCTCGGCCGGCGAGCCCGAAACGAACGGGGCCGCGGGCTCGGCGAACGCGGCCGACCGATCCGGACCGGCCGGGGGTGCCGGCCAGTCCCCCGGTTCCCCGACGTCGACGCCCGAACACGCCAAGAACGGGGGCGGCGCGACGGGCGAGCGGTCGGGGCCGACCCACGACGTCGAACTCCGGACGACCGTCGACGACCGGGCCAGGGAGTACCGCTGTCCCGAGTGCGGCAAGCGCGAGCCGGTCGGCGCCTCCTCGATGCGCGCGGGCGACATCTGTCCCGAGTGCAAGCGCGGCTACATCGAGGAGCACGAACTGTAA
- a CDS encoding DUF5611 family protein translates to MKEYKMRRGEHLEDRMPDLKAEIEERFGTVSGTDEFNGHELYVVEDPDNPVFERVVAGPAAYSGKKDKLAVHFEERPAEDVIAEGNADAAADAVDAKNSFLLDATGRDAKSRRDSLKREVEDDAPDY, encoded by the coding sequence ATGAAGGAGTACAAGATGCGACGGGGGGAACACCTCGAAGACCGGATGCCGGACCTGAAAGCCGAGATCGAAGAGCGATTCGGCACCGTCTCGGGCACCGACGAGTTCAACGGTCACGAGCTGTACGTCGTCGAGGACCCGGACAACCCGGTGTTCGAGCGCGTCGTCGCCGGCCCGGCCGCCTACTCGGGGAAGAAGGACAAGCTCGCGGTCCACTTCGAGGAGCGGCCGGCCGAGGACGTCATCGCCGAGGGCAACGCCGACGCCGCCGCGGACGCGGTGGACGCCAAGAACTCCTTCCTGCTCGACGCGACGGGCCGGGACGCGAAGTCCCGCCGCGACTCGCTGAAGCGCGAGGTCGAGGACGACGCGCCCGACTACTGA
- the leuS gene encoding leucine--tRNA ligase, producing MSDEGYDHAAVERRWQAAWDEADAYRTPDEVEDPTYVLGMYPYPSGQLHMGHVRNYTITDAYARFRRMRGDEVLHPMGWDAFGLPAENAAKERDTNPRDWTVDCIETMKGQMESMGFGYDWDREVTTCTPEYYRWNQWLFRRFHEEGLVAREAAEVNWCPTCETVLADEQVEGGDAEGPGAHGNCWRCGTAVQRRELEQWFLKITEYADELLEDIDDLEGWPDSVRQMQRNWIGRQEGSRVSFGVEGHGPVEAFTTRLDTIFGATFFALAPDHPISEELAAEDDDVRRFIEEEADPDGDEPNGVRTDLTATNPATGEAVPVFVADFVLSDVGTGALMGVPGHDDRDHAFASSMGVDVVPVVAPKPSDGKAPEAPDVSESAFTDDGVLVNSGDYDGLPSAKAREELTADVDSAEFHTQYRLRDWGISRQRYWGTPIPVVNCEECGPVLVPDEDLPVELPEFINTTGNPLDAAEAWKHVACPECGGDAVRETDTMDTFVDSSWYFLRYVSPDLETAPFDVERANDWMPVEQYVGGIEHAVMHLLYSRFVTKVVADMDMLEHREPFENLLAQGMVQLEGEKMSKSKGNTVSPQRIVEEYGADTARLFIMQAAQPERAFDWSEEGVRSTYRFLTRLTELTSWFADGPGGGAGSGNGADDPVAAYVRSEADATVAVATEDYDDLTFNTALREAQGLVGTLRSYREYAGERGEPVHADTFERALTTAVKLLAPVAPHVAEELYDDLGGDGFVVDADWPEPAGEVEDADERRRLVENTREDVRQIVDVADITDPERIDVVIAPEWKHRALEIALESDAPNLISELMQEDEIREQGDAAASYGQDLQAEREALRPAMVPDREYESLEEAAWLIEREFDAPVRVLRAGEVADDLANEADPGRPAIDIEE from the coding sequence ATGTCCGACGAGGGATACGACCACGCCGCGGTCGAGCGACGCTGGCAGGCGGCGTGGGACGAGGCCGACGCGTATCGGACGCCCGACGAGGTCGAAGACCCCACCTACGTCCTGGGGATGTACCCGTACCCGTCCGGCCAGCTTCACATGGGCCACGTCCGCAACTACACCATCACGGACGCGTACGCCCGGTTCCGCAGAATGCGCGGCGACGAGGTGCTCCACCCGATGGGGTGGGACGCGTTCGGCCTGCCCGCCGAGAACGCCGCCAAGGAGCGCGACACGAACCCCCGCGACTGGACGGTCGACTGCATCGAGACGATGAAGGGCCAGATGGAGTCGATGGGCTTCGGCTACGACTGGGACCGGGAGGTCACCACCTGCACGCCCGAGTACTACCGCTGGAACCAGTGGCTGTTCCGCCGCTTCCACGAGGAGGGCCTGGTCGCGCGGGAGGCCGCCGAGGTGAACTGGTGTCCCACCTGCGAGACCGTGCTGGCCGACGAGCAGGTCGAGGGTGGCGACGCCGAGGGCCCCGGCGCACACGGGAACTGCTGGCGCTGTGGCACGGCCGTCCAGCGCCGCGAACTGGAGCAGTGGTTCCTGAAGATCACCGAGTACGCCGACGAACTGCTGGAGGACATCGACGACCTGGAGGGATGGCCCGACAGCGTCCGCCAGATGCAGCGCAACTGGATCGGCCGCCAGGAGGGCTCGCGCGTCTCGTTCGGCGTCGAGGGCCACGGCCCCGTCGAGGCGTTCACCACCCGCCTGGACACGATCTTCGGCGCGACGTTCTTCGCGCTGGCACCCGACCACCCCATCTCCGAGGAACTGGCCGCCGAGGACGACGACGTCCGCCGGTTCATCGAGGAGGAGGCCGACCCCGACGGCGACGAGCCGAACGGCGTCCGCACCGACCTGACCGCGACCAACCCCGCGACCGGCGAGGCGGTCCCCGTGTTCGTGGCGGACTTCGTCCTCTCGGACGTCGGCACGGGCGCGCTGATGGGCGTGCCCGGCCACGACGACCGCGACCACGCGTTCGCCTCGTCGATGGGCGTCGACGTCGTGCCGGTCGTCGCGCCGAAGCCGTCCGACGGCAAAGCCCCGGAAGCACCCGACGTGAGCGAGTCGGCGTTCACCGACGACGGCGTGCTGGTGAACAGCGGCGACTACGACGGTCTGCCCTCGGCCAAGGCGCGCGAGGAACTGACCGCCGACGTCGACTCCGCCGAGTTCCACACCCAGTACCGGCTGCGCGACTGGGGCATCTCCCGGCAGCGCTACTGGGGCACTCCCATCCCGGTGGTCAACTGCGAGGAGTGCGGCCCGGTGCTGGTGCCCGACGAGGACCTGCCGGTCGAACTGCCCGAGTTCATCAACACGACCGGGAACCCGCTGGACGCCGCCGAGGCGTGGAAGCACGTCGCGTGCCCGGAGTGTGGCGGCGACGCCGTCCGCGAGACGGACACGATGGACACGTTCGTCGACTCCTCGTGGTACTTCCTGCGCTACGTCTCGCCCGACCTGGAGACGGCGCCGTTCGACGTCGAGCGCGCGAACGACTGGATGCCAGTCGAGCAGTACGTCGGCGGCATCGAGCACGCCGTGATGCACCTGCTGTACTCGCGGTTCGTCACGAAGGTCGTCGCGGACATGGACATGCTGGAGCACCGCGAACCGTTCGAGAACCTGCTGGCCCAGGGGATGGTCCAGCTGGAGGGCGAGAAGATGTCGAAGTCGAAGGGCAACACCGTCTCCCCCCAGCGCATCGTCGAGGAGTACGGCGCCGACACCGCCCGCCTGTTCATCATGCAGGCCGCCCAGCCCGAGCGCGCGTTCGACTGGTCCGAGGAGGGCGTCCGCTCGACGTACCGCTTCCTGACCCGGCTGACCGAGCTGACGTCGTGGTTCGCCGACGGGCCCGGCGGCGGAGCCGGGAGCGGAAACGGCGCCGACGACCCGGTCGCGGCGTACGTCCGGAGCGAGGCGGACGCGACCGTCGCCGTCGCCACCGAGGACTACGATGACCTGACGTTCAACACCGCGTTGCGGGAGGCGCAGGGACTGGTCGGCACGCTCCGGTCCTACCGCGAGTACGCCGGCGAGCGCGGCGAGCCGGTCCACGCGGACACCTTCGAGCGGGCGCTGACGACGGCCGTGAAGCTGCTGGCGCCCGTCGCGCCCCACGTCGCCGAGGAGCTGTACGACGACCTGGGCGGCGACGGCTTCGTCGTCGACGCCGACTGGCCCGAACCCGCGGGCGAGGTGGAGGACGCCGACGAGCGCCGTCGCCTGGTGGAGAACACCCGCGAGGACGTCCGTCAGATCGTCGACGTCGCGGACATCACCGACCCGGAGCGCATCGACGTCGTGATCGCCCCCGAGTGGAAGCACCGCGCGCTGGAGATCGCCCTGGAGAGCGACGCGCCGAACCTGATCTCGGAGCTCATGCAGGAGGACGAAATTCGGGAGCAGGGCGACGCTGCGGCCTCATACGGCCAGGACCTGCAGGCGGAGCGCGAGGCGCTGCGGCCCGCGATGGTGCCCGACCGAGAGTACGAGTCGCTTGAGGAGGCGGCCTGGTTGATCGAGCGCGAGTTCGACGCGCCGGTCCGCGTCCTGCGCGCCGGGGAGGTGGCGGACGACCTGGCGAACGAGGCGGACCCGGGCCGGCCGGCCATCGACATCGAGGAGTAG
- the hsp14 gene encoding archaeal heat shock protein Hsp14, whose amino-acid sequence MTPFDDMNRMFDRMSRQFDQTWGGFDPMACIEGPAVDVAEYDDELVVVVDLPGFEKEDIDLTVRGDTLGIAAEREIEADERGGEDAWVRRERRAESVHRRIRLPDEVREDDASATFTNGVLTVTLPRVHVEEEEGEDHHIDVE is encoded by the coding sequence ATGACCCCCTTCGACGACATGAACCGAATGTTCGACCGAATGTCCCGCCAGTTCGACCAGACGTGGGGCGGCTTCGACCCGATGGCCTGCATCGAGGGCCCCGCCGTCGACGTCGCCGAGTACGACGACGAACTCGTCGTCGTGGTCGACCTCCCCGGGTTCGAGAAGGAGGACATCGACCTGACCGTGCGCGGTGACACGCTGGGCATCGCCGCCGAGCGTGAGATCGAGGCGGACGAGCGTGGCGGGGAGGACGCCTGGGTACGTCGCGAGCGCCGCGCCGAGTCCGTCCACCGGCGCATCCGCCTTCCCGACGAGGTCCGCGAGGACGACGCGAGCGCGACGTTCACGAACGGCGTGCTCACCGTCACCCTCCCGCGGGTTCACGTCGAGGAGGAGGAGGGCGAGGACCACCACATCGACGTGGAGTAG
- a CDS encoding Hsp20/alpha crystallin family protein produces MPRRSPFDAFEDIESVFDRMNEELEELSRQFEGEFVGDVDVDVAETDDEVVVVADLPGFETDEIDVTVAGRELTLSAEREEEREESDEADERRYHRRERTRSRVTRRLRLPEDVVEEDADAEYTSGVLTVTFPKETGDGDGGTRIDVA; encoded by the coding sequence ATGCCCCGACGCAGCCCCTTCGACGCGTTCGAGGACATCGAGAGCGTGTTCGACCGGATGAACGAGGAACTGGAGGAGCTGAGCCGCCAGTTCGAGGGCGAGTTCGTCGGCGACGTCGACGTCGACGTTGCCGAGACGGACGACGAGGTCGTCGTCGTCGCCGACCTGCCCGGGTTCGAGACCGACGAGATCGACGTGACCGTCGCGGGCCGGGAACTCACCCTCTCGGCGGAGCGGGAGGAGGAGCGCGAGGAGAGCGACGAGGCCGACGAGCGACGCTACCACCGCCGGGAACGCACGCGGAGCCGCGTCACCCGCCGACTGCGCCTTCCGGAGGACGTAGTGGAGGAGGACGCCGACGCGGAGTACACCAGCGGCGTGCTCACCGTCACGTTCCCGAAGGAAACCGGCGACGGGGACGGCGGCACGCGGATCGACGTGGCGTAA
- the pheA gene encoding prephenate dehydratase, which produces MQAVTLGPTGTYSHRAARSVAEDVTFRESVTAIVEAVADGEAERGVVPVENSIEGSVSESLDALSRGEVAVVREVVTPIRHGLLAQSDEFSVVASHSQALAQCRDFLEREYPDVDHEAVASTARGVERAREDPTVAGIGHPATAEPDDGGVALELLAEDIQDRSSNATRFLVIAPASERTDAGGKTSIVVYPSANYPGLLLELLSAFADRDINLTRIESRPSGDRLGDYLFHVDFEAGLYEERTRAALADVEELASNGWVRVLGSYDTEHVVE; this is translated from the coding sequence ATGCAGGCAGTCACCCTCGGGCCGACCGGAACCTACTCCCACCGTGCGGCCCGGTCCGTGGCGGAGGACGTGACGTTCCGCGAGTCCGTCACGGCCATCGTCGAGGCGGTCGCCGACGGCGAGGCAGAGCGCGGCGTCGTCCCGGTCGAGAACAGCATCGAGGGCAGCGTCTCGGAGAGCCTCGACGCGCTCTCCCGGGGCGAGGTCGCGGTCGTCCGCGAGGTCGTCACGCCGATCCGACACGGCTTGCTCGCCCAGTCCGACGAGTTCTCGGTGGTGGCGTCCCACTCGCAGGCGCTCGCGCAGTGCCGCGACTTCCTCGAACGGGAGTACCCCGACGTCGACCACGAGGCGGTCGCCTCCACGGCCCGCGGCGTCGAGCGGGCACGCGAGGACCCCACGGTGGCGGGGATCGGGCATCCGGCGACCGCGGAGCCGGACGACGGTGGGGTGGCCCTGGAGCTGCTGGCCGAGGACATCCAGGACCGCTCGTCGAACGCGACCCGGTTCCTCGTCATCGCGCCGGCGTCGGAACGCACGGATGCGGGCGGAAAGACCTCCATCGTCGTGTACCCGAGCGCGAACTACCCCGGACTCCTGCTGGAACTGCTGTCGGCGTTCGCGGATCGGGACATCAACCTCACGCGCATCGAGTCGCGGCCGAGCGGCGACCGACTCGGCGACTACCTCTTCCACGTCGACTTCGAGGCGGGCCTCTACGAGGAGCGCACCCGGGCGGCGCTGGCCGACGTGGAGGAGCTTGCCTCGAACGGCTGGGTCCGGGTGCTGGGCTCGTACGACACCGAGCACGTGGTGGAGTAG
- the hisH gene encoding imidazole glycerol phosphate synthase subunit HisH produces MSSRADIVLVDYGLGNLRSATRGLERAGADVTVSDDPTTFAAADGVVLPGVGAFREGMENAGPYRDALVEHAEAGRPLFGICLGMQMLLTTSEEAERAGQGDVEGLDLIPGTNVRFRDVETVPHMGWNDLTVERDHPVVDGVDGGYAYFVHSYYAEPEDPEAVVASCEYGGRFPAVVANEAGNVFGTQFHPEKSGETGLRILRNFVDYCADR; encoded by the coding sequence ATGAGCAGCCGAGCCGACATCGTGCTCGTCGACTACGGGCTGGGGAACCTCCGGAGCGCCACCAGGGGGCTCGAGCGGGCCGGCGCGGACGTGACGGTCTCGGACGACCCGACCACGTTCGCCGCCGCCGACGGCGTCGTACTCCCCGGCGTCGGCGCGTTCCGCGAGGGGATGGAGAACGCCGGACCGTACCGCGACGCGCTGGTCGAGCACGCCGAAGCGGGCCGCCCGCTGTTCGGCATCTGTCTCGGCATGCAGATGCTCCTCACCACGAGCGAGGAGGCCGAGCGCGCGGGCCAGGGCGACGTCGAGGGGCTCGACCTGATTCCGGGAACGAACGTCCGCTTCCGAGACGTCGAGACGGTCCCCCACATGGGCTGGAACGACCTCACGGTCGAGCGCGACCACCCGGTCGTCGACGGCGTCGACGGCGGGTACGCCTACTTCGTTCACTCCTACTACGCCGAACCGGAGGACCCCGAGGCCGTCGTCGCTAGCTGTGAGTACGGCGGCCGCTTCCCCGCCGTCGTCGCCAACGAGGCCGGCAACGTGTTCGGCACCCAGTTCCACCCCGAGAAGAGCGGCGAGACGGGCCTGCGCATCCTCCGGAACTTCGTCGACTACTGCGCCGACCGGTAG
- the hisE gene encoding phosphoribosyl-ATP diphosphatase — MSDRTDPSVDGGGSDGATPTDTKAVLDDLFATIESRKADLPKDSYTASLFTHEKGENEVLEKLGEEATETILAATDDDDEELLAESADLVYHLLVLLSMKDLDVADLRAELRDRF, encoded by the coding sequence ATGAGCGACCGGACGGACCCTTCCGTGGACGGGGGCGGGTCGGACGGGGCGACCCCCACGGACACGAAGGCGGTCCTCGACGACCTGTTCGCGACCATCGAGTCGCGCAAGGCCGACCTCCCGAAGGACTCCTACACGGCGTCGCTGTTCACCCACGAGAAGGGCGAGAACGAGGTGCTCGAGAAGCTCGGCGAGGAGGCCACCGAGACCATCCTCGCGGCGACGGACGACGACGACGAGGAACTGCTCGCCGAGAGCGCCGACCTCGTCTATCACCTGCTCGTGCTGCTCTCGATGAAGGACCTCGACGTGGCGGACCTGCGGGCGGAGCTTCGGGACCGGTTCTGA
- the pdxT gene encoding pyridoxal 5'-phosphate synthase glutaminase subunit PdxT, giving the protein MRAGVIAVQGDVSEHADAVRRAAASHGIDAEVVEIREAGLVPDCDVILLPGGESTTISRLLREEGIDEELVRHVREGEPVLATCAGLIVASRDAKDDRVDTLDLLDVTVDRNAFGRQADSFEAGLDVDGLTEPFPAVFIRAPVIDEVGGDVDVLAEWDGDPVAVKQGPVVGTSFHPELTDDARIHDLTFFPAKAVAPDADVEVAE; this is encoded by the coding sequence ATGAGAGCCGGCGTCATCGCCGTCCAGGGAGACGTCTCCGAGCACGCCGACGCGGTCCGCCGCGCCGCGGCGAGCCACGGGATCGACGCCGAGGTCGTCGAGATCCGCGAGGCGGGACTCGTCCCCGACTGCGACGTCATCCTGCTGCCGGGCGGTGAATCGACCACCATCTCGCGGCTGCTCCGCGAGGAGGGAATCGACGAGGAACTCGTCCGCCACGTCCGCGAGGGCGAGCCCGTGCTGGCGACCTGTGCGGGGCTCATCGTCGCCTCGCGCGACGCGAAGGACGACAGGGTCGACACGCTCGACCTGCTCGACGTGACCGTCGACCGGAACGCGTTCGGCCGACAGGCGGACTCCTTCGAGGCCGGACTCGACGTCGACGGACTGACCGAGCCGTTCCCGGCCGTGTTCATCCGCGCGCCGGTCATCGACGAAGTGGGTGGCGATGTCGACGTGCTGGCCGAGTGGGACGGCGACCCGGTCGCCGTGAAGCAGGGCCCGGTCGTCGGCACCTCCTTCCACCCGGAACTGACCGACGACGCGCGCATCCACGACCTCACGTTCTTCCCGGCGAAGGCGGTCGCGCCGGACGCGGACGTCGAGGTGGCCGAATGA